In a single window of the Catalinimonas alkaloidigena genome:
- a CDS encoding methylmalonyl-CoA mutase family protein, with protein sequence MASTPTTGLDTTAFEALSYGEWAERARRELKGKTPAQLHWHLGDDFDVPPYFTQEHMQQFGYLRQLATQMPAAGWVNREELDARDGTLDRSALEAALATGAEGLALRVSSQTDLRSLLAGINLNQVPVSFYTNAPEAVIAYVQRYYPAWSALKGSVYYTGLHQTLGGGPLPGDAAHQVARLHQTFADSVAFCPHTVDLRAYQHAGATAVQEIAFGLSEALVYRGWLEEAGVETATFFRQVEARVAIGPAYLLEIAKLRAFRWLWHTLAAAYQTVPGEVRLFLHARTSEWTRTVADPYVNLLRHTTEAMAAVLGGCQALTVLPYTSVEGQSVDSRPFRLARNVSSILKHESYLDKVADPAAGAYYLEYLTDALITRAWALFCTVQDGGGWLAYVQQGKLAQALQEARTAQATKLQHGERVVVGVTHYRPDSGAHPIPAAPATPSIEVLFGQKS encoded by the coding sequence ATGGCTTCCACCCCTACCACCGGCTTGGATACGACCGCTTTTGAGGCCCTTTCGTACGGCGAATGGGCCGAGCGGGCGCGTCGCGAACTTAAAGGTAAGACCCCTGCACAACTGCATTGGCACCTTGGCGACGACTTTGACGTGCCGCCTTACTTTACCCAGGAACACATGCAGCAGTTCGGCTACCTCCGCCAACTGGCCACGCAGATGCCTGCGGCCGGGTGGGTCAACCGCGAAGAGCTCGATGCCCGCGACGGAACGCTGGACCGCTCGGCCCTCGAAGCGGCGCTGGCCACCGGTGCCGAGGGGCTGGCCCTCCGGGTATCGTCGCAGACCGATCTGCGGTCGTTGCTGGCGGGTATTAACCTGAATCAGGTGCCGGTCAGCTTTTACACCAACGCTCCGGAAGCGGTCATTGCCTACGTACAGCGGTACTACCCGGCGTGGAGTGCCCTGAAAGGGTCGGTCTACTATACCGGCCTGCACCAGACCCTGGGCGGAGGACCGCTGCCGGGCGATGCTGCCCACCAGGTTGCCCGACTGCACCAGACCTTTGCCGACTCGGTGGCATTCTGCCCGCACACCGTCGACCTGCGTGCGTACCAGCATGCCGGTGCCACCGCCGTGCAGGAGATTGCCTTCGGGCTCAGTGAAGCGCTGGTCTATCGTGGATGGCTGGAGGAGGCGGGTGTCGAAACCGCCACGTTTTTCCGGCAGGTAGAAGCCCGTGTCGCCATCGGGCCGGCCTACTTGCTGGAAATTGCCAAACTGCGCGCGTTTCGCTGGCTGTGGCACACGCTGGCGGCCGCTTACCAGACGGTACCTGGTGAGGTTCGGTTGTTTCTACACGCCCGTACTTCCGAATGGACCCGAACGGTTGCCGATCCTTACGTGAATCTCCTTCGGCATACGACCGAAGCCATGGCGGCAGTGCTGGGCGGTTGCCAGGCATTAACCGTTCTGCCTTACACGTCGGTTGAAGGGCAATCGGTGGACAGCCGCCCATTTCGGCTGGCACGTAACGTTTCCAGCATTCTGAAGCACGAAAGTTATCTGGACAAAGTGGCGGACCCGGCCGCGGGGGCCTATTACCTGGAATACCTTACGGATGCCCTGATTACCCGCGCCTGGGCGTTGTTTTGCACGGTGCAGGACGGCGGCGGTTGGCTTGCGTATGTACAGCAAGGCAAACTTGCCCAGGCGCTGCAAGAGGCGCGGACTGCGCAAGCCACAAAACTGCAACACGGTGAGCGCGTGGTGGTTGGCGTAACGCACTACCGCCCTGACTCGGGAGCGCACCCAATCCCTGCTGCACCTGCAACTCCCTCGATTGAGGTACTTTTCGGACAAAAATCATAA
- a CDS encoding SusD/RagB family nutrient-binding outer membrane lipoprotein, translating into MKRYTLVFTFLALMGLSTACQDDFLDVNTDPNEASETTPDLLFTWAANNFSNNRTVDYGISGAFWSQIWSAGGSLTFSTFTNPERYIISIFTNGNTWRSHYREVQKNLVLAEDIARNSNPANPNAIAQCMIFRAMTYYHTTLMWGDVPYSQAVDLDGQELQTDFPEFDPQEQVLNGVITLLDEAVTLIDQGSEVPPINDLIYGGDMTLWREFARSLKFRTLMTMVDKDASKASAIQQMLQEGGMLSEDAAFPFYNTPGNQNPIYRVINEFTSGRNFWYIAPKTMVDLMLASDDPRLPIYFRPGDDAPADVYIGVAPGANGTTETAVINEGIIPPDFPDVLFSVSEQLFLEAEAEARFNNDLEAADATLREAVATNMAYWDVADADAQAYVDAMPALSTGDLTAARTTIERELWLSLQLRPFEAWTHWRRGLEVPQLELPEGTSANDIIRRLPYPPDELAANPNAPDVIPVDQKMWFDL; encoded by the coding sequence ATGAAACGATATACCCTAGTTTTTACTTTCCTGGCCCTGATGGGACTGTCCACGGCGTGTCAGGACGATTTTCTGGACGTAAACACCGATCCTAACGAGGCCTCGGAAACCACACCCGATCTGCTGTTCACGTGGGCGGCCAACAACTTCTCGAACAACCGCACGGTCGACTACGGCATTTCCGGTGCGTTCTGGTCGCAGATCTGGTCGGCAGGTGGCTCGCTCACGTTCTCCACGTTTACCAACCCGGAACGCTACATCATCAGCATCTTCACCAACGGCAATACGTGGCGCTCTCATTACCGCGAGGTGCAGAAAAACCTGGTGTTGGCCGAGGACATTGCGCGCAACAGCAACCCGGCGAACCCGAACGCCATTGCACAGTGCATGATTTTCCGGGCCATGACGTATTACCACACCACGCTGATGTGGGGAGACGTGCCTTACTCGCAGGCGGTTGATCTGGACGGGCAGGAACTTCAGACGGACTTTCCGGAATTCGATCCGCAGGAGCAGGTACTGAACGGCGTCATCACGCTACTGGACGAGGCGGTCACCCTGATCGACCAAGGCAGTGAAGTGCCTCCCATCAACGACCTGATTTACGGGGGCGACATGACGCTGTGGCGGGAGTTTGCGCGTTCGCTGAAATTCCGCACGCTGATGACGATGGTCGACAAAGACGCTTCGAAGGCGTCGGCCATTCAGCAGATGTTGCAGGAAGGCGGCATGCTGTCGGAAGATGCGGCGTTTCCGTTCTACAATACTCCTGGCAACCAGAATCCCATTTATCGGGTGATCAACGAGTTTACCAGCGGTCGTAACTTCTGGTACATCGCACCGAAAACGATGGTCGACCTGATGCTGGCCAGCGACGATCCGCGTCTGCCGATCTACTTCCGTCCCGGCGACGATGCCCCGGCCGACGTCTACATCGGGGTCGCGCCCGGCGCGAACGGCACGACCGAAACGGCCGTCATCAACGAAGGCATCATTCCCCCCGATTTTCCCGATGTATTGTTCTCGGTTTCGGAACAGCTCTTTCTGGAGGCCGAGGCCGAGGCGCGTTTCAACAACGACCTGGAAGCGGCCGACGCTACCCTCCGCGAAGCCGTTGCCACCAACATGGCCTACTGGGACGTAGCCGACGCCGATGCCCAGGCTTACGTCGATGCGATGCCGGCCCTGAGCACGGGCGACCTGACCGCCGCCCGGACGACCATCGAGCGGGAATTGTGGCTTAGTCTGCAACTGCGACCGTTCGAGGCCTGGACGCACTGGCGGCGGGGTCTGGAAGTGCCGCAACTCGAACTGCCGGAAGGCACCTCGGCCAACGACATCATCCGTCGCCTCCCCTATCCGCCCGACGAACTCGCGGCCAATCCGAATGCGCCGGACGTGATTCCGGTCGATCAAAAAATGTGGTTCGATCTTTAA
- a CDS encoding response regulator transcription factor, producing MIDYRTRITIVEDNVPLKDAFAIMLASNENYYVTNTYTNCEAALRNLEVDAPDIVLMDLKLPGMSGIQGIAKIKRIRPETEILVISVYEDSKQVFDALCAGASGYITKNTGYAELLGAIEELLNGGAPMSAKIASLVVKSFQRNQDTPLTPKETDVLFHLAKGKTYAAIADALSVSKETVKTHVKHIYEKLHVSNKSEAIQKAMHQKLI from the coding sequence ATGATCGATTACCGAACTCGTATTACCATTGTCGAAGACAATGTCCCCCTGAAAGATGCGTTTGCCATCATGCTGGCCAGCAACGAAAATTACTACGTCACCAATACCTACACCAATTGCGAAGCGGCCCTCCGCAACCTGGAAGTCGACGCGCCCGACATCGTCCTGATGGACCTGAAACTGCCGGGCATGAGCGGCATCCAGGGCATTGCCAAGATCAAGCGGATTCGCCCCGAAACCGAAATTCTGGTGATTTCGGTCTACGAAGACAGCAAGCAGGTCTTCGACGCATTGTGCGCCGGGGCGTCGGGCTACATTACCAAAAACACAGGGTACGCCGAGTTGCTCGGCGCCATCGAAGAGTTGCTGAATGGGGGGGCGCCCATGAGTGCCAAGATTGCCAGCCTGGTGGTGAAGTCGTTTCAGCGGAATCAGGATACGCCCCTCACCCCCAAAGAAACCGACGTTTTGTTTCACCTGGCCAAAGGCAAAACCTACGCCGCCATCGCCGACGCACTCTCGGTGAGCAAAGAGACGGTCAAAACTCACGTGAAGCACATTTACGAAAAGCTACACGTTTCGAATAAATCGGAGGCGATTCAAAAAGCCATGCACCAGAAACTTATTTAG
- a CDS encoding sensor histidine kinase: protein MSLKNLLFWLWCGLASAAVGQSYNFTNYSVIDGLAQSQVTRIAQDRRGDLWLATQGGGVDRFDGLEFYNLRKQDSLPSNFVLDVAEDHAGQLWFATSNGLVAYDGRRFGPIFFQDTTVTRLLEDTAHQLWVGTTEGLFVLDSARQTVRAVHTAATDEKAPVRSLLLDAQGQVLVNFPQEGLFRYWEGQLKPVVLSNAERGYIQAVLLDRTQKLWLGTTTGIYVQQPNASFQQEHFFPTHEIEEDTAGNIWFATSRGVFRQRAHAFVRIDDPLNGAYVEDIFCDREGNVWLASSGAGIYKFMGDRFAFVDHTNGLPHDVVMTVNKDTDGAYWFGTSAGGVSRLQDGEIEHFSMADGLGSNAINCSVLDSLGQIWFGTRGGGVSRFDAATGRFITYAADDGLAYRVVYCGLLDADRKLWFGTHNGLSVFENGTFTSFGAGEITGIRSLCRWENDALLVQSEQGFFVFRDGTFTRHPLSEQMPHTDILSIIQGPAGDFWFAHYGDGVFRYDPASGRLQQYTEAQGLTSGLIFSLVFDYQGNLWTGTERGLDRLRFNPDHQLQQVTHYGVAEGFLGVEANEKAVYLDDDSTLWFGTIRGVYCYHPGYDIQNGTPPVTTLTDLLLFYQPTDLSPWSDTLAGWYPFPRGLSLPYHQNHLTFRFRATSLADPKGVRYRFMLAGFDSDWSPAHAQQEAVYANLAPGDYTFLVEAANADGVWNRTPQRFSFQVRPPFWHTVWFYLLMAAATFLLLWLVYRYSIRRKLQEVLALEQAKTEAVERVRKELARDFHDELGNKLAGITVLSSLLRVKLNGSARGETDHLLGQIEDYSTSLFKGTKEFVWALDPKSDHFEEMITYLKDFGEQFFAHTPVTFVVKDDLLNEASAVVLPPGWSRQIILIFKEAMTNCLKHAQAQHVWLDAAITDGTLRIRLTDDGVGMAQPAGFQGNGLKNMQHRAKGIHCRVSIAPPTGSGTRVTFSGHIPQKR from the coding sequence ATGTCACTGAAAAACCTTCTGTTCTGGCTGTGGTGCGGGCTGGCCTCGGCGGCGGTCGGCCAGAGTTATAATTTCACCAACTACTCGGTAATCGACGGGCTGGCGCAGTCGCAGGTGACGCGCATCGCGCAAGACCGGCGGGGCGACCTCTGGCTGGCTACCCAAGGCGGGGGCGTGGACCGCTTTGACGGCCTCGAGTTCTATAACCTTCGCAAGCAGGACAGCCTGCCCTCCAACTTCGTGCTGGACGTGGCAGAAGATCACGCCGGCCAACTCTGGTTTGCGACCAGCAACGGCCTGGTTGCGTACGACGGGCGGCGCTTCGGCCCGATTTTCTTCCAGGATACGACGGTGACCCGCCTGCTCGAAGACACCGCCCACCAGCTCTGGGTCGGTACTACCGAAGGCTTGTTTGTACTCGACAGCGCGCGGCAAACGGTTCGCGCCGTACACACGGCCGCCACAGACGAGAAGGCCCCGGTACGCTCCCTGTTGTTAGACGCGCAAGGTCAGGTGCTGGTCAACTTCCCGCAGGAAGGGCTGTTCCGCTACTGGGAAGGCCAGCTGAAACCAGTCGTGCTCAGCAATGCAGAGCGGGGCTACATCCAGGCGGTGTTGCTGGACCGCACGCAAAAGCTCTGGCTGGGCACCACCACGGGCATCTACGTGCAGCAGCCAAATGCATCCTTTCAACAGGAACATTTTTTCCCGACCCACGAGATTGAGGAAGATACGGCCGGTAATATCTGGTTTGCCACCAGCCGGGGTGTTTTCCGGCAGCGGGCTCACGCCTTCGTGCGCATCGACGATCCACTCAACGGGGCCTACGTCGAAGATATTTTTTGCGACCGCGAGGGCAACGTCTGGCTGGCGTCGTCGGGGGCCGGGATTTACAAATTTATGGGCGATCGGTTCGCGTTTGTCGACCACACCAACGGCCTGCCCCACGACGTGGTAATGACCGTGAACAAAGACACGGACGGGGCCTACTGGTTTGGTACTTCGGCCGGTGGGGTATCGCGCCTGCAAGACGGTGAAATCGAGCACTTTTCGATGGCCGACGGGCTGGGCAGCAATGCCATCAATTGCAGCGTGCTCGATTCGCTCGGGCAGATCTGGTTCGGGACACGCGGCGGGGGCGTCAGTCGGTTCGATGCGGCTACGGGTCGGTTCATCACGTACGCTGCCGACGACGGTCTGGCCTACCGGGTGGTGTACTGCGGCCTGCTAGACGCCGACCGCAAACTCTGGTTCGGGACACACAACGGCCTCAGTGTCTTTGAGAACGGCACGTTTACCTCGTTTGGCGCGGGCGAAATCACCGGCATCCGTTCGCTCTGCCGTTGGGAAAACGACGCGCTGCTGGTGCAATCGGAACAAGGCTTTTTCGTGTTCCGCGACGGTACGTTTACGCGCCACCCCCTCTCCGAACAAATGCCCCACACCGACATTCTGTCGATCATTCAGGGACCGGCGGGCGACTTCTGGTTCGCACATTACGGCGACGGCGTGTTCCGCTACGATCCGGCTTCCGGACGACTCCAACAGTACACCGAAGCCCAGGGCCTGACGTCCGGCCTGATCTTCAGCCTCGTCTTTGATTACCAGGGCAATCTCTGGACCGGGACCGAACGAGGGCTGGACCGCCTCCGGTTCAACCCCGATCACCAACTTCAGCAGGTCACGCACTACGGCGTGGCCGAAGGTTTTCTGGGGGTAGAAGCCAACGAAAAGGCCGTGTACCTGGACGACGACAGCACGCTCTGGTTCGGGACGATCCGGGGGGTGTACTGCTACCATCCCGGGTATGATATTCAGAACGGCACCCCGCCCGTCACGACGCTGACCGATCTGCTGCTTTTCTACCAACCGACCGACCTGAGTCCCTGGTCCGATACGCTGGCGGGCTGGTATCCATTTCCGCGGGGGCTGTCGCTGCCCTATCACCAGAACCACCTGACCTTCCGTTTCCGGGCGACGAGCCTGGCCGACCCGAAGGGGGTGCGTTACCGGTTTATGCTGGCCGGATTCGACAGTGACTGGTCGCCCGCCCATGCCCAACAAGAGGCTGTCTACGCCAACCTGGCGCCGGGCGATTACACGTTTCTGGTCGAGGCGGCCAACGCCGACGGGGTCTGGAACCGGACGCCGCAGCGGTTTTCGTTTCAGGTACGCCCTCCCTTCTGGCACACGGTGTGGTTCTACCTCCTGATGGCGGCGGCGACGTTCCTGCTGCTGTGGTTGGTCTACCGGTACAGCATCCGCCGCAAGTTGCAGGAAGTGCTGGCCCTGGAACAGGCCAAAACCGAAGCCGTGGAACGAGTCCGCAAAGAACTGGCCCGCGATTTTCACGATGAACTGGGCAACAAACTGGCCGGCATTACGGTGCTTTCCAGCCTGTTGCGAGTCAAGCTCAACGGTTCGGCACGCGGCGAAACCGACCATCTGCTGGGACAGATCGAAGATTACTCAACGTCATTGTTTAAAGGCACGAAAGAGTTTGTCTGGGCCCTCGATCCGAAAAGCGACCATTTCGAAGAGATGATTACCTACCTGAAAGATTTTGGCGAGCAGTTTTTCGCCCATACGCCCGTTACGTTTGTGGTGAAAGACGATCTGCTGAACGAGGCCAGTGCGGTGGTACTGCCGCCCGGCTGGAGCCGCCAGATCATCCTGATTTTCAAAGAAGCGATGACCAACTGCCTGAAACACGCCCAGGCGCAGCACGTCTGGCTCGACGCGGCCATTACCGACGGCACGTTGCGCATCCGCCTGACCGACGACGGCGTTGGCATGGCACAACCGGCAGGGTTTCAGGGCAATGGCCTGAAAAACATGCAACACCGCGCCAAAGGCATCCACTGCCGCGTGTCGATTGCGCCGCCGACCGGCAGCGGCACGCGCGTCACCTTTTCGGGCCACATCCCCCAAAAGAGGTGA
- a CDS encoding transporter substrate-binding domain-containing protein translates to MQYRFLLAFVLLFAWHLGYAQAPASAPDSTNRPVTTPLQVGVAEKPPYVIREPDGTFSGLSVDRWDQVADELKLEYQLKAYSEADLIEALTAGKVQVGLTPLTPSADLLHRVQFTQPYHLYEVRMAVPGGAETQLSMLLSIVFSADFLKAFLSVFCVLALIGVIIWLLEKPTNEEAFRKGFSGLGDGIWWSAITMTTVGYGDKAPVTTGGKIVTFVWVFLALVLTSLFTASVTSSLTTGLMGNGEVKLSELKTMKLGVVGGSTGEKFLQARRVDYTPYANPQDALQDVEKETIEGFLHDRTATRYYLLEQDLTSEVNLSSQQFTSGYASFLVPAGSALLTPINAVLVQKTSDLSWQEVENKYAPRAGN, encoded by the coding sequence ATGCAGTATCGTTTCCTTCTTGCCTTTGTTCTTCTTTTTGCGTGGCACCTGGGGTACGCTCAGGCCCCTGCCTCCGCACCCGATTCCACGAACCGGCCAGTTACTACGCCTCTGCAAGTCGGCGTAGCCGAAAAGCCACCGTACGTCATTCGTGAGCCGGACGGCACCTTTTCCGGACTGAGTGTGGACCGGTGGGACCAGGTGGCAGACGAATTAAAATTAGAGTACCAACTCAAGGCCTACAGCGAAGCGGACCTGATCGAAGCCCTGACCGCAGGGAAAGTTCAGGTCGGCCTGACGCCGCTTACGCCTTCTGCCGATTTGCTGCACCGCGTGCAGTTCACCCAGCCGTATCATCTTTACGAAGTGCGCATGGCCGTGCCGGGCGGGGCCGAAACGCAGTTGAGCATGCTCCTGTCCATTGTGTTTTCTGCCGATTTTCTGAAAGCGTTTTTATCCGTCTTTTGCGTGCTGGCCCTGATTGGCGTCATCATCTGGCTGTTGGAGAAACCCACGAACGAAGAGGCCTTCCGGAAAGGGTTTTCGGGGCTGGGCGACGGCATCTGGTGGTCGGCCATCACCATGACGACCGTCGGGTACGGCGACAAAGCGCCGGTGACGACGGGCGGCAAGATCGTGACGTTTGTCTGGGTATTTCTGGCGCTGGTGCTCACCTCGCTTTTTACGGCGAGTGTCACCTCTTCGCTCACGACCGGCCTGATGGGCAACGGCGAAGTGAAACTGTCGGAACTGAAAACCATGAAGTTGGGCGTCGTCGGCGGTTCTACCGGCGAAAAGTTTTTACAGGCGCGTCGCGTGGACTACACGCCCTACGCCAATCCTCAGGACGCGTTGCAAGATGTGGAAAAGGAAACGATCGAAGGATTTTTGCACGACCGGACGGCCACGCGCTACTACCTTCTCGAACAAGACCTCACGTCCGAGGTCAATCTCTCGTCCCAGCAATTTACGTCCGGTTACGCCAGCTTTCTGGTGCCTGCCGGAAGCGCACTGTTAACCCCGATCAATGCGGTGCTGGTGCAGAAAACGAGCGACCTCAGTTGGCAGGAGGTCGAAAACAAATACGCACCCCGTGCCGGCAATTAA
- a CDS encoding SusC/RagA family TonB-linked outer membrane protein, whose translation MSKHVRMVLALLMLTAPLWDVCAQSRRISGTVVSVSDELPLPGVNVTVKGTTQGTITDVEGRYVLEVPADAETLVFSFVGYESQDIPINNRTVLDVSLQEDIAQLTEVVVTANAIERERRDLGYSVATVEGENLTRARDPNVLSTLAGRVAGVRVQSQSGTPGGSVRVQIRGAKSLGASPSEPLFVVDGMPINNSSYGGTRSDVINGGNDWGNRVGDLNADDIASVSVLKGSAAAALYGSRAANGAVIITTKRGRKGTKAQVSVNSTVRFDNVLKLPDLQNEYAPGNFGLYDDNLAAGWGPRISDVQNQRFLDYKGDSIQLRAYPDNLRDFFQTGRTLLNNVAISGANDAINYRFSYTNTDQKGVIPYSGLKRNNFSLNAGGKLSDKISTQATVQYIRTEAFGRPRQGSNDPNILISSLYLLPRTYDMQELRDNQFDENGEPLGINTNQTSNNPYYVAQYNQVSNRVENVIGRGEVSYTPVDWITLSAAAGTNFFYEDRLNIVTKGTKGNLNGQFTTQDIFRREVQTDLIARINRQLSSDLTLNVILGHQINQRSFRRNRLNAQQLSVKGLYNYANAANVASENRQSLQRLYGVYGDISLDYKGWLNLNVTGRNDWTSTLPKSNNSYFYPSVNTSFIFTDALKLQNAILSYGKLRANWANVGSDTDPYQLLFTYQPAADLFTQFLSNNTFPHGGQLAFQGPITIPPGDNLKPQNQVEWEIGTELGFFDGRITLEANYYDQRTEDQIIAVSIPQSTGFDNKFINAGTVQNRGFEALLAANPFRSESGWSWDFLVNFSTNRQTVKDLPPDLTDYNLTSGFSGLSVRAAPGESFGLYGNDWQRDPNGNIIINPNSGLPLAGDGRERLGNIFPDWMMGINNTLTYKGISLGFLVDIRQGGVIFSRTVQGLRGSGLAAETLVNRGETFVVPGVLAQQDAGGNVSYVPNTVPVPSMQQFWEAWTDNSITSTGIFDASYIKLREIRLGYTLPTALLSPTFIKKVDIGVEARNVWIIKDHVPHIDPELNFFGNSLNGEGVEFYSVPSTRSIGFNVRVTL comes from the coding sequence ATGAGTAAACATGTACGCATGGTATTGGCCTTGCTGATGCTGACCGCTCCCCTGTGGGATGTCTGCGCGCAAAGCCGACGCATTTCCGGTACGGTGGTTTCCGTTTCCGACGAACTCCCCCTCCCCGGCGTGAACGTGACGGTCAAGGGCACGACCCAGGGCACCATCACGGACGTAGAAGGACGTTATGTGCTCGAAGTACCCGCCGATGCTGAGACGCTGGTGTTCAGCTTTGTGGGCTACGAGTCACAAGACATTCCGATCAACAACCGCACCGTCCTCGATGTCTCGCTGCAGGAAGACATTGCGCAACTGACCGAAGTGGTGGTAACGGCCAACGCCATTGAGCGGGAGCGCCGGGACCTGGGCTACAGCGTGGCGACGGTCGAGGGCGAAAACCTCACGCGAGCGCGTGATCCGAACGTGCTCAGCACCTTAGCAGGTCGCGTGGCGGGTGTGCGGGTGCAAAGCCAGTCGGGTACGCCCGGTGGCTCGGTGCGGGTGCAGATCCGCGGGGCGAAGTCGCTCGGAGCGTCGCCCAGCGAACCGCTGTTTGTGGTTGACGGCATGCCCATCAACAACTCGTCGTACGGCGGCACGCGCAGCGACGTCATCAACGGCGGGAACGACTGGGGCAACCGGGTCGGCGACCTGAACGCCGACGACATTGCATCGGTAAGTGTGCTGAAAGGGTCGGCCGCGGCCGCCCTGTATGGTTCCCGCGCGGCCAACGGCGCGGTGATCATCACCACCAAACGCGGCAGAAAGGGCACCAAAGCCCAGGTATCGGTCAACTCGACGGTGCGTTTCGACAACGTCCTGAAGCTGCCTGATTTGCAGAACGAATACGCCCCCGGTAACTTCGGCCTGTACGACGACAACCTGGCGGCGGGCTGGGGTCCGCGCATTTCCGATGTGCAAAACCAGCGCTTCCTCGACTACAAAGGCGATTCGATTCAGTTGCGCGCCTATCCCGACAACCTGCGTGACTTTTTCCAGACGGGCCGCACACTGCTGAACAACGTGGCGATCAGCGGGGCGAACGACGCCATCAACTACCGGTTCAGCTACACCAACACCGACCAGAAGGGCGTGATCCCCTACTCGGGCCTGAAGCGCAACAACTTCTCGCTGAACGCGGGCGGTAAACTGTCGGACAAGATTTCGACGCAGGCAACGGTGCAGTACATCCGCACGGAGGCGTTCGGGCGGCCGCGTCAGGGCAGCAACGACCCCAACATTCTGATCAGCTCGCTGTACCTGCTGCCGCGCACGTACGACATGCAGGAGCTGCGCGACAACCAGTTCGACGAAAACGGGGAGCCGCTGGGCATCAACACGAACCAGACCTCGAACAACCCTTACTACGTCGCCCAGTACAACCAGGTCTCGAACCGGGTCGAGAACGTGATCGGGCGCGGCGAGGTCAGCTACACGCCCGTTGACTGGATCACCCTTTCGGCGGCGGCCGGGACCAACTTCTTTTACGAAGACCGCCTCAACATCGTCACGAAGGGCACCAAGGGCAACCTGAACGGGCAGTTCACCACGCAGGACATTTTCCGGCGGGAAGTGCAGACCGACCTGATCGCCCGCATCAACCGGCAGCTTTCGAGCGACCTGACGCTGAACGTGATTCTGGGCCACCAGATCAACCAGCGCTCTTTCCGGCGCAACCGCCTCAACGCACAGCAGCTGAGCGTGAAGGGCCTCTACAATTACGCTAACGCGGCCAACGTAGCGTCCGAAAACCGCCAGAGCCTGCAACGGCTCTACGGCGTGTACGGCGACATCAGCCTCGACTACAAAGGCTGGTTAAACCTGAACGTAACGGGCCGGAACGACTGGACATCCACCCTGCCCAAAAGCAACAACTCGTATTTCTACCCGTCGGTGAACACCAGCTTCATCTTTACGGATGCGCTGAAATTACAGAACGCGATTCTGTCGTACGGCAAGCTGCGCGCCAACTGGGCTAACGTGGGGAGCGACACCGATCCCTATCAGTTGCTGTTCACCTACCAGCCGGCGGCCGATCTGTTCACGCAGTTCCTGAGCAACAACACCTTTCCGCACGGGGGGCAACTGGCCTTCCAGGGACCGATCACCATCCCGCCGGGCGATAACCTGAAGCCTCAGAACCAGGTGGAATGGGAAATCGGGACGGAGCTGGGCTTCTTCGACGGGCGCATCACGCTGGAAGCGAACTACTACGACCAGCGGACGGAAGACCAGATCATCGCCGTGTCCATCCCGCAGTCGACCGGCTTCGACAACAAGTTCATCAACGCCGGCACGGTGCAGAACCGCGGCTTCGAGGCATTGCTGGCCGCCAATCCGTTTCGCTCCGAATCGGGCTGGAGCTGGGACTTCCTCGTCAACTTCTCGACCAATCGCCAGACGGTGAAAGATTTGCCACCTGACCTGACGGACTATAACCTGACATCTGGCTTCAGTGGCCTTTCGGTGCGGGCCGCGCCCGGCGAATCGTTCGGCCTGTACGGCAACGACTGGCAACGCGACCCCAACGGCAACATCATCATCAACCCCAACAGCGGCCTGCCCCTGGCGGGCGACGGGCGCGAGCGGCTCGGCAACATTTTTCCCGACTGGATGATGGGCATCAACAACACGCTGACTTACAAGGGCATCAGCCTGGGCTTTCTGGTCGACATCCGGCAGGGCGGTGTGATCTTCAGCCGGACGGTGCAGGGGCTGCGCGGCAGTGGCCTGGCGGCAGAAACGCTGGTCAACCGCGGCGAAACGTTCGTGGTTCCTGGCGTACTGGCGCAACAGGACGCAGGCGGCAATGTATCGTACGTTCCTAACACGGTGCCCGTGCCCAGCATGCAACAATTCTGGGAAGCCTGGACCGATAACTCCATCACGTCGACGGGCATTTTCGATGCGTCTTACATCAAATTGCGGGAGATCCGCCTGGGCTACACCCTGCCCACAGCGTTGCTGAGCCCCACGTTCATCAAGAAAGTGGACATCGGCGTAGAGGCGCGTAACGTCTGGATCATCAAAGATCACGTGCCGCACATTGACCCGGAATTGAATTTCTTCGGCAACAGCCTGAACGGCGAGGGCGTCGAGTTCTACAGCGTGCCGTCCACCCGCTCGATCGGTTTCAACGTGCGTGTTACTCTCTAA